The sequence TGtcctatatattttttttatttttgccgcaaaaaaaaaacaaacaaaacaaatcaatcaTGGCGGTTAACGGAAGCCAATAAAACATGCTCGTTTTTACCATCCATCACTGTCTTGGGCATTGACGTCACAGCCAAGTTCGACGAGGAACCGCACGATCTCTAAATGGCCGGCGCATATGGCGTTGTGAAGCGCCGTAATTCCTTCGTCATTGGCAGCGCTGGGATTAGACACCTATACACAcatccaattaaaaaataaataaatagacaaGCTTCCCCCTCCTGTAATTCAAGGACGGGTGGgtttgtagaaaaaaacaaaaaaacaatacgcACCTCGAGGGCCGTCTTCTTAACGAGTTCTAGTTCGCCTTCCAACGAGGCGTCCAATAGCAAAGCCAACGGATCGAAGCTGACTCGACGCGACTTTCGCAAAGCGTCGGCTGTGCCGCTCTTTAAATTACCCTTGCGCAATCGTCTGGCCACGCCTTCTAGTGGCGGCGAGGGATCGCGTGCCTCTGTCATTAGCGATGCCGCTGCTCGATCAACCCCCGAGTCTTCATCGTGGATGGGTGCAGAATGTTGATGGGTCGATGCCATCGGAGATTCGCCAGACTGGTCCGAATACGTGGCACCTACTCTGTCATCCGCCGTTTGTTCTATTTGCGGATGCGACGATTCATCGTCCCGCTCATCCTCGGCATCCATTGCCTCATCTTTGGTTATCTCGGTCAAGAACTCCGGCGGCTGCGACGGCGGCGGAGGCGGCAAAGGAGGTGGCGGAGGTGGAATTACGTGTTTCTTTAACGTTAAAGGTTTGGGTTTGAGCGGCAGTTCCGCTTTGGCCAACAAATAGTCCATACCCTTCTCATCCTGAAAATTGACGTCCCgagaatttcaaatgaaatgaaattttttctctGAAAATTTGGCGGTGGAAAATCATGTTTCGGTGAAAGACTTACCGAAGGGGGTTGAGGCGGGTCGATAGAAGAATCTTTGTCGGGATTCTGTCTGGGCGGCAGAAGTGGCTTATAATTCACGGCAGGCTTTGGCGGGAGAGCGGGTTTTTCGGCCACCTGCGGAGGGACCGAGGCCACCTTTAAACCTTTCATCATCGTCGGCGAGCCCCTcatattgttgttgttattgttgttattgtgGAAGTTCATCGGCAGGAAACGGGTGTTGTAGGGCAGTGTTTGATACTTTGGGTCGTTCTTGCTGAAATCCGTCACATCGTCGTCGCCGCGCTGATCGCTGGCGTTCGATTGTTGCGGCTGCTGTTGGCGATTAAACGGTTCAATGGCTGCCACCTGAGACACTGAATTCTTGGTGGGCCTCTGCTGCggcggctgctgttgttgttgcgatAGAACTTTGTTGTTCTTCTGTGACGAATCACTAAGTTGACTGGCCAGTTGCTGATTGAGCATCTTCTTTCGCTGCAATCGTTCGCGTAGTTCATTGATTCGAATTTCCATATCGCCAACGTTTTCGCGATTCTCCAGCAGCCTGGCCTTCTTTTCCTTCAAATCGGCCGCCTTCTGTTCGTTCAGCTTGTTCCGATACTAAAACGCAACACGAcaaacaagcgagaaacaacaaataaacCCAAATGTTTGGCTGTTGGCTAGAGGGCAAGTACATAAACATCGGCGAAGTagtcaaaacaaataataatcaCATACCATCAGCTCGGCTCTGAGACGTTCAAGGTGAAGCTGGACAAAATACGCCTTGCTTCCCGGATGAGCCTGGGCGTGGTGAGTCTGAGCGCTGAACTGTTCCAACTGGCGAGTTAGCTCCTCCACCTGGGCCGCGGCCATGCTCAGCTCCTTCTCCTTCTCGTTGAAGAGCGCTCGGATCGACGTCAAGTCCGCAGCTGTGGTGGTGAGGCAATCCGATcgaaattgatgaagaagacgaaagaaacgagaacaaaaaagaagaaaaaaaaaagagttacgACATCATAACGCGCGATCATAACGAAAGATAAgatctttcgttttcttttttttgctctggTCTTTACACAATGATCCATTGGTGATCCGTTGTTGGTCGACCTGGCCCCGCAGAGCTCGCAGCTTGCGCAATTTGGCCTCCTGGGCTTCAACTCTCTCGCGCAATTTGCGGACTCGCTCCGCCTCGCTGCTGGCACTAGCGTCATTGACGGCCTGGACCCCCTCCTGCACCTGTTTAAACATACGCAGATCggacagaacaaaaaaaaaaaagccatgtTATTTAAAGTTTAAATTGCAGCACACAGCATTGTAATAATTGAACAGTTATACAGCGGGACAGCATCTTCCTGCAATTTTATTCCTACGACTTTTCCTGCTCCACAATTAAACGACAGGCCGCTTTTCGTGACCGACTCTAATCATCCATGAATGTGATTGTTcattcttgtctttttttttcgagacaATTGGCAAAGGCAATTAAACACGTAAAAATAACTGTTGAATACAATTCCCAGCTGCTACTTTCTCcattaacgttttttttttagaacaacaTTTGCAAACAATGAACAGATAGAAGGCCAAACCATTTAGTTGGAAcacggaaataaaaaaaaatgttttgcgtcttttttttctatgtttcaAAGCAATAATTTACCTGTCGCAAACGGTGCTCGCGGGCGGCAATCAGCCTTGCTTGAGTgtccagctgctgctgctgcctgGCGGCCAGGGCCTGCAATTCACTGGTGGTCGGCTCGCCcctcatttttgattttccttCTCCGTCTTGTTTTCCGCTTGCTGTCGACAGTTTTCAATGCTGGACAAACTGGCGAACCGAGTTCCTACTTCCGGGCATCCTGATTTTATCGAAGGGACAAATGGGCATTCAGTACAATGTAgaatggaaaagaaacatgGGGCGCATGTGAGCGCACTTGTGACAACATTAAAACCACCACACAACTTTCCCAAAAAAATTCgtgttttgaaaagaaaggaaagctCGCGCATTTGCcgtcaaacaaaaagaaacgatttgCGGTTATCCTTTATCGAATTCTTtatgtgaaaaggaaaaaaaaaaatgaagaggaagaaaaaacaagtgtCACGGCGCGGCGGTAACCTGGCGTGAGAGACGCTAAAAGAGAGGCAGATCGTTGTGTACCCCACCTAGAATGGGATGGTTAACCTACTGCCCTAggtgaaatgagaaaaagaaagaaaatctataGGAAGACCCGGATTTCTTGAATTCTCTCCAGTCCTTTTCCTCCTTCTAAAACGGCCGTCCAATTTGCATCGACAACACACTACGACCGCGTTCTCCTTCTGATCGATCCTCACCCACCTCTTACCTAACTACTTTTAACCGCACACACCAGCCCCCCAATCCCCCCTCCTTTTCAATCATATATAAGATTAGGTTTTgggtaaaaaaagaacaagacaaaaaaacaccttTTCTGTTTGCATTATGAATAAACAAAGTCgacaacgaaaaagaaaaaaagaagagaaaaaaagaaggtaaaagaaatgaaggacGCTAAGGGTCAGTTCATGTCCCGCGGACATCCTACTTCTATTTTAACGGTAAGAAAATAGTGCCTTACGCCATGATGTTACACATGTTTTCTCCTACGTCTTTTTTGGCGCCCAAAGGTAAAGCTCGCAATCCAATGGGACTCGTGTGGCaaatgtgaaaaacaaattgagaACAAGCTTACAGGATATATCgaataacaaaattaaaaaaaaaactttaatatATCTCGTGCTAGCAACGTGCCAAGTATTCATGGTAACGCCCAGGAATTTTCGTCGATCACGTAactctgcaaaaaaaaaaaaaaatggccaaacaTCAAATGGCTGCTGGGATGATTCGAACTAGCACTTGCTTCCAGACAGAACCTTCTTTTGAACATGGAATAGAATGGACGTCTGTTTTGTTCGaaccgtttttattttagaaatagCTCTAGCCTAAATTCAAAAGAGTTGAATAGCTGATGCTGCATTCCACCGATTG comes from Daphnia carinata strain CSIRO-1 chromosome 2, CSIRO_AGI_Dcar_HiC_V3, whole genome shotgun sequence and encodes:
- the LOC130689379 gene encoding apoptosis-stimulating of p53 protein 1-like; its protein translation is MRGEPTTSELQALAARQQQQLDTQARLIAAREHRLRQVQEGVQAVNDASASSEAERVRKLRERVEAQEAKLRKLRALRGQVDQQRITNGSLSADLTSIRALFNEKEKELSMAAAQVEELTRQLEQFSAQTHHAQAHPGSKAYFVQLHLERLRAELMYRNKLNEQKAADLKEKKARLLENRENVGDMEIRINELRERLQRKKMLNQQLASQLSDSSQKNNKVLSQQQQQPPQQRPTKNSVSQVAAIEPFNRQQQPQQSNASDQRGDDDVTDFSKNDPKYQTLPYNTRFLPMNFHNNNNNNNNMRGSPTMMKGLKVASVPPQVAEKPALPPKPAVNYKPLLPPRQNPDKDSSIDPPQPPSDEKGMDYLLAKAELPLKPKPLTLKKHVIPPPPPPLPPPPPSQPPEFLTEITKDEAMDAEDERDDESSHPQIEQTADDRVGATYSDQSGESPMASTHQHSAPIHDEDSGVDRAAASLMTEARDPSPPLEGVARRLRKGNLKSGTADALRKSRRVSFDPLALLLDASLEGELELVKKTALEVSNPSAANDEGITALHNAICAGHLEIVRFLVELGCDVNAQDSDGWTPLHCAASCNNLAMVKFLVEHGACIFAATLSDQETAAEKCEEDEEGFDGCSEYLYSIQEKLGILNGGRVSAVYDYEAQNSDELTFRMGDELIVLRKGDDYEREWWWSRLSDHEGYVPRNLLGLYPRMKRKESEE